Proteins encoded together in one Impatiens glandulifera chromosome 1, dImpGla2.1, whole genome shotgun sequence window:
- the LOC124921437 gene encoding uncharacterized protein LOC124921437 has protein sequence MASIYSCKECRANLNLQTGSLFPADFYFEAGNKGTLSFAAIDSSKFLFKKEEKLIPFFETVNYWGIQRKRTKINCNNCGLLVGYIYDDGPPLTGGIGQFGLGPSQAISRSPRYRFKIKSLRISSET, from the coding sequence ATGGCGTCAATCTACAGTTGTAAAGAATGTAGAGCAAATCTGAATCTCCAAACCGGAAGTCTCTTCCCGGCGGATTTCTACTTCGAGGCTGGAAACAAAGGAACGCTATCATTTGCAGCGATTGATTCATCGAAGTTTCTATTCAAGAAGGAAGAAAAACTAATACCGTTCTTCGAAACCGTCAATTATTGGGGAATCCAGAGGAAGAGGACGAAGATCAACTGTAATAACTGCGGTCTTCTAGTCGGATACATCTACGACGACGGTCCTCCTCTAACCGGCGGAATCGGTCAGTTTGGTTTAGGACCTAGCCAGGCCATTTCTAGGTCACCGAGGTATCGATTCAAGATTAAATCTCTTAGGATTTCATCTGAAACTTGA
- the LOC124918856 gene encoding ankyrin repeat domain-containing protein, chloroplastic codes for MIPNSIAMAAPVLFLHPCSTSISLGCHHSLSHTRTRPFSFHIRASSALTSSTFSPGLRLSPQSHQQQFIDEDDEIVIGDCVVFGEGVFEDPYLEETLNSHSEDTKTGNVKNTEVKPENLIPEKWKEIQEEINQTKKDRRKLAQELEFGIRVEKNRKASQPLRKATEEEYRDYKKEKLSQLKPIVLDTPTFPEQSEEEDDEVGGVERDVRPPDGGRVVPRNPRWAVYGGSLDDISDFFNSEDYDPDSNAKNSEGRQKLLTKDEKFILNRRTPNLKDAASEKWLPLHTLVASGEFYLVNTLLKHGADINVQDKDGLTALHKATVGKKQAIFNYLLRESANPNIKDRDGATLMHYAVWTASTQMIKILLLYNVDINLPDNDGWTPLHLAVQSRRTDIVRLLLIKGADKMLKNKDGLTALDLALYSGHNTRTYELIKLIKQLPKPSRDIYNKS; via the exons ATGATTCCGAACTCCATAGCCATGGCAGCACCAGTTCTCTTCCTACATCCATGTTCAACTTCTATCTCTCTCGGTTGTCATCATTCTCTTTCTCATACAAGGACAAGGCCTTTTTCATTTCACATCAGAGCCTCCTCCGCGCTCACCTCTTCCACTTTCTCACCTGGACTGCGACTATCTCCTCAAAGCCACCAACAACAATTCATTGACGAAGATGATGAAATAGTAATCGGAGACTGTGTTGTCTTCGGAGAAGGCGTGTTTGAAGATCCTTATCTTGAGGAGACACTCAATTCACATTCTGAAGATACTAAAACAGGTAATGTAAAAAACACTGAAGTTAAGCCTGAGAACTTGATACCTGAAAAGTGGAAAGAGATTCAGGAAGAGATTAATCAAACTAAGAAGGACCGACGAAAGTTAGCTCAAGAATTAGAATTCGGTATTCGAGTTGAGAAGAACCGGAAAGCGTCGCAACCGTTAAGGAAGGCGACTGAGGAGGAATATCGAGAttataagaaagagaaattgtCTCAGTTGAAACCGATTGTTCTTGACACTCCTACCTTTCCGGAACAGAGTGAGGAAGAAGATGACGAAGTCGGAGGCGTAGAGAGAGACGTCCGTCCACCGGATGGCGGCAGAGTGGTACCGCGGAACCCTAGGTGGGCTGTCTATGGCGGCAGTTTGGATGATATTTCAGATTTCTTCAACAGTGAGGATTATGATCCAGATTCTAATGCTAAGAATTCTGAAG GCCGGCAGAAGTTGCTGACAAAAGATGAGAAGTTTATACTGAATAGACGCACTCCTAATCTGAAGGATGCTGCTTCT GAAAAATGGCTGCCTCTGCACACTCTTGTAGCATCAGGAGAATTTTATCTTGTTAATACTCTGTTGAAACATGGCGCTGACATCAATGTCCAGGATAAG GATGGATTGACTGCACTTCATAAAGCAACAGTGGGCAAAAAGCAGGCTATCTTTAATTACCTTTTGAGAGAATCTGCCAACCCAAATATAAAGGATCGG GATGGGGCGACTTTGATGCATTATGCTGTCTGGACTGCTTCAACTCAGATGATAAAGATTCTTCTGTTGTATAATGTTGACATAAACCTTCCTGATAAT GATGGCTGGACACCGTTGCATCTGGCTGTTCAAAGTCGAAGGACAGATATTGTAAGACTTCTGTTAATAAAAGGAGCTGACAAGATGCTGAAAAACaag GATGGGTTAACAGCTCTTGACCTCGCCCTTTATTCTGGTCATAACACCAGGACCTATGAACTCATTAAGCTCATAAAACAGTTGCCCAAGCCTTCAAGAGATATTTACAACAAATCATAA
- the LOC124931797 gene encoding protein IQ-DOMAIN 18-like translates to MGRSRKWFKNVKTKMLLCTSHSTHPDETFVVFHTNEASNTPFSQEINVPPKDQKNNSPPEVIIAPTKDQQNNPPTEEIIVVPTKDQQNNPPTEEISVVPTKDQQNNPPPQEIIVMPTNDQKQSNPPEEIIMPPKDQQDNTHQDRAIISSSNDHQIAVIKIQTSFRAHLARRAYKALKGLVKLQAVVRGMCVRRQVQLALNCMNTLARLQITVRSHQLLTESNFPSSSTRSPSATQQTQF, encoded by the exons atgGGAAGGTCTCGAAAATGGTTCAAAAACGTCAAAACAAAGATGCTTTTGTGTACCAGCCATTCTACACATCCCGACGAAACCTTTGTGGTTTTTCACACCAATGAAGCCAGTAACACCCCTTTCAGCCAAGAGATCAACGTGCCACCTAAAGATCAGAAAAACAATTCACCACCCGAAGTGATCATCGCGCCCACTAAAGATCAACAAAACAATCCACCAACTGAAGAAATCATCGTCGTGCCAACTAAAGATCAACAAAACAATCCACCAACCGAAGAAATCAGCGTCGTGCCAACTAAAGATCAACAAAACAATCCACCACCCCAAGAAATCATCGTTATGCCAACTAATGATCAAAAACAAAGCAATCCACCCGAAGAAATCATCATGCCACCGAAAGATCAACAAGACAACACCCACCAAGACCGAGCTATaatttcatcatccaacgatCATCAAATCGCAGTTATCAAGATCCAAACCTCATTCAGGGCACATCTC GCAAGGAGGGCATACAAGGCATTGAAAGGGCTGGTGAAGCTGCAAGCCGTGGTTCGAGGAATGTGCGTGAGGCGACAGGTTCAATTGGCGTTGAATTGCATGAACACTCTTGCTCGTTTACAGATCACTGTTCGATCGCATCAGCTCCTCACTGAAAGCAACTTCCCGTCTAGTTCCACCAGATCACCTTCAGCTACACAACAGACACAATTTTAA